A single Mastomys coucha isolate ucsf_1 chromosome X, UCSF_Mcou_1, whole genome shotgun sequence DNA region contains:
- the Otud6a gene encoding OTU domain-containing protein 6A gives MDKTDDTENERQRVIRRHYREKRELQAHIQSLRASIPKNDKGRRKQLLSDIARLEAEMEQRHQQELEKFEENPDSEVDSITADLKKMNLENMPPRPSKGQKKRDRRSTQERRHQETVSLAQAEQLAAYRREEEEKVAAILVAKNMEMKTIPADGHCMYRAIQDQLVFSTTIENLRYRTADYMRKHIDDFLPFFTEPEAGNFYTREDFLRYCDDIVHKASWGGQLELRALSHVLQTPIEVVQANSPIIVIGEEYTRKPLTLVYLHYACNFGEHYNSVKPIQVAGAAGGMAPRLF, from the coding sequence ATGGATAAGACGGATGACACCGAGAATGAGCGCCAACGGGTGATCCGTCGCCACTATCGCGAAAAAAGGGAGTTACAAGCTCACAtccagtctctgagagcttccaTCCCAAAGAACGACAAGGGGAGACGAAAGCAGTTGCTCTCTGACATTGCCCGCCTCGAGGCCGAGATGGAGCAGAGGCACcagcaggagctagagaaatttgaagaaaatcCTGACAGCGAAGTGGATTCGATTACAGCCGACCTCAAAaagatgaatctggagaatatgcCTCCACGCCCATCCAAGGGCCAGAAAAAGCGCGACCGAAGATCTACCCAGGAGAGAAGGCACCAGGAGACTGTATCTTTGGCCCAGGCCGAACAACTGGCCGCCTACCGtcgtgaggaggaggagaaggtcgCTGCCATTCTAGTGGCTAAAAACATGGAGATGAAGACCATCCCAGCTGACGGCCACTGCATGTACCGTGCCATCCAGGACCAGCTGGTGTTCTCCACGACAATCGAGAACCTTCGCTACCGCACTGCTGACTACATGAGGAAACATATTGATGACTTCTTACCTTTCTTCACCGAACCTGAGGCCGGCAACTTCTACACCCGGGAGGACTTCCTGAGGTATTGTGATGACATCGTGCACAAGGCTTCCTGGGGAGGCCAGCTGGAGCTGAGAGCCCTATCGCACGTCCTGCAGACCCCAATCGAGGTGGTACAGGCCAACTCACCCATCATCGTCATCGGGGAAGAGTACACCAGGAAGCCGCTCACGCTGGTCTATCTGCACTATGCCTGCAACTTCGGAGAGCACTACAATTCAGTGAAGCCCATCCAGGTGGCTGGAGCAGCTGGAGGAATGGCGCCGCGCCTCTTCTAG